A genome region from Candidatus Thorarchaeota archaeon includes the following:
- a CDS encoding pyridoxal phosphate-dependent aminotransferase, with product MLAKRNETVPHSEIRKMYNMALERSDVLDLTAGVPDFDTPLYIKEAAKEAIDQGYTKYTHNAGLMEVREAFAEKAKKDNGIDVDPASQVICTAGGMGGLLLANMVLVEPGDEVMYPDPGFVSHYAHVKLAEGKPVPIQLKQKHDFGMWAKDIEKLISDKTKLLVINSPNNPTGGITTEDELRKIADLALKHDFYVLSDEAYEKYYYTDEAPISIGSLPGMEERTISLFSLSKSYAMTGWRIGFATGPEEIIDAMVHLQEHVIAMPTSISQKAGQAAVEGPQDCIEEMRGTFTRRRKIMVDGLKEIEGMNLAAPGGAFYAFPDVQAYGKKSWDLAIDILENTKVVTVHGSAFGRFGEGFLRLCYATSTERINKALDLLSDYLPTLLN from the coding sequence ATGTTGGCCAAAAGAAACGAAACAGTGCCGCACAGCGAAATCCGTAAAATGTACAATATGGCCCTAGAAAGAAGTGATGTGCTTGACTTAACAGCCGGTGTTCCTGATTTTGATACCCCTTTGTATATCAAAGAGGCAGCCAAAGAGGCAATAGATCAAGGGTATACGAAGTACACGCACAATGCAGGGCTTATGGAGGTCAGAGAAGCTTTTGCAGAGAAAGCCAAGAAAGACAATGGCATTGACGTAGACCCCGCCAGTCAAGTGATTTGTACAGCTGGAGGAATGGGCGGTCTTTTGCTTGCGAACATGGTTTTGGTTGAGCCAGGTGACGAAGTTATGTATCCCGATCCTGGATTTGTGAGCCATTACGCACATGTTAAGCTGGCCGAGGGTAAACCCGTTCCGATTCAATTGAAGCAGAAGCATGATTTCGGTATGTGGGCAAAAGATATCGAGAAATTGATTTCAGATAAGACGAAGCTTCTCGTTATCAATAGTCCAAACAATCCAACAGGCGGCATCACAACAGAAGATGAACTTCGGAAGATTGCAGATCTAGCACTCAAGCATGATTTTTACGTTCTTTCTGATGAAGCTTACGAGAAGTACTACTACACTGATGAAGCGCCGATTTCGATAGGTTCTCTACCCGGTATGGAAGAGCGTACGATATCGCTCTTCTCATTATCAAAGAGCTACGCAATGACAGGCTGGCGAATCGGCTTCGCAACGGGGCCCGAGGAAATCATAGACGCCATGGTTCATCTTCAAGAGCATGTGATTGCCATGCCTACCTCAATATCTCAGAAAGCCGGCCAAGCAGCAGTAGAAGGCCCACAGGACTGCATAGAAGAGATGCGAGGAACATTCACTAGGAGACGAAAAATCATGGTTGATGGACTGAAGGAAATCGAAGGAATGAACCTTGCAGCTCCAGGAGGAGCATTCTACGCCTTTCCAGATGTACAAGCATATGGAAAGAAATCATGGGACCTTGCCATAGACATTCTTGAAAACACGAAAGTTGTAACCGTTCATGGTTCAGCTTTCGGACGCTTCGGTGAAGGTTTCTTGAGGCTTTGCTATGCAACATCTACAGAACGAATCAACAAAGCACTAGATCTACTCAGCGATTATCTTCCAACGCTACTGAATTAG